One Lucilia cuprina isolate Lc7/37 chromosome 4, ASM2204524v1, whole genome shotgun sequence DNA segment encodes these proteins:
- the LOC111684666 gene encoding extended synaptotagmin-2 isoform X2, translating into MSDFEESPQPAENEPLLTAQTPLAELSEVPPDPEDFYAEEEKNVTAVANKSNDMAAVSKELDADAPAKPSTAEDSIFAVLYTVAKKVAIVGSIYAVGYMGWSVAWLIAPVILSVARDRFRKTTEHKRNIAKASAMASEKEVILARIDELPAWVYFPDVERCEWVNKILKQLWPNANHFARTLVKETIEPAVAESLSQYKMNGFRFDRIILGTIPPRIGGVKVYDKNVGRNEIIMDLDLFYASDCDINFYLGSMKGGIKDFQIHGWVRVVMKPLIRSMPLVGGLQIFFLNNPNIDFNLVGVIDFMDMPGLSDLLRRIIVEQIGNIMVLPNKLPITLSDEVPAVALKMPEPEGILRIHVVEAKDLMKKDIGMLGKGKSDPYAIINVGSQEFKTQIIDNNVNPKWDYWCEAKIFVEMGQTVEFSLFDADDSKKDEPLGRASIEIINAVKRGVVDTWLTLEDAKHGLLHVRLQWYKLTADPSDLQAALLETQLLRVSSMSTALLTVFIDSCKNLKQARVHSKPDPYLVASVGKQKQQTAMIMRDDSPVWEQGFTFLVGNPDNDTLQIRIYDQKTGSEIGQYGYVIASLMNKERMELVSQPFQLQKSGPESKLIMSLSLRILKKAEIIEDPDNPEPSLPQLSRTTSVMSKTPSIQEKTSPKDLQSQSSRISSTESPLTEEEESNLKVSTSANLQSITPPRSPKPFTAALIGGDSVLTHRVPDLTTSPGEYGLGRMQMTLHYMVQRQKLFVTIHKIMNIPLRDPSNIPDPYVKLYLLPGRSKESKRKTIVVKDNCNPVYDATFEYLISTAEMMQSELEVTVCTQKGFLSGGSPIIGMLKIPLNEPEISEEGLTTWFDLQPEHKHE; encoded by the exons atgag TGACTTTGAAGAATCTCCCCAACCGGCGGAAAACGAACCGCTTTTAACTGCACAAACCCCTTTGGCCGAACTAAGTGAAGTGCCACCAGATCCCGAAGATTTTTACGCTGAAGAAGAGAAAAACGTAACAGCTGTGGCAAACAAATCGAATGATATGGCAGCTGTAAGCAAAGAATTGGACGCTGATGCGCCAGCAAAACCTTCAACTGCTGAAGACAGTATATTTGCTGTACTTTATACGGTCGCTAAGAAGGTCGCCATAGTTGGTTCAATTTATGCTGTCGGTTATATGGGTTGGTCGGTGGCATGGCTTATTGCTCCCGTTATATTGTCAGTAGCTCGTGATCGTTTCCGTAAGACCACAgaacataagcgcaatattgCTAAGGCTTCGGCTATGGCCTCGGAAAAGGAGGTGATATTGGCAAGAATTGATGAATTGCCAGCATGG GTTTACTTTCCCGATGTTGAACGATGTGAATGGGTTAACAAG ATCCTCAAACAACTGTGGCCCAATGCCAACCATTTCGCTCGCACTCTAGTCAAGGAAACAATTGAACCGGCTGTTGCCGAATCTTTGTCACAATATAAAATGAACGGCTTCCGTTTTGATCGCATCATTTTGGGTACCATACCACCACGCATCGGCGGTGTTAAGGTCTACGACAAAAATGTCGGACGTAATGAAATTATCATGGATTTAGATCTCTTTTATGCCAGTGACTGTGATATTAATTTCTATTTGGGTAGTATGAAGGGTGGCATTAAAGATTTCCAAATACACGGTTGGGTAAGAGTTGTAATGAAACCTTTGATACGCAGTATGCCTTTGGTCGGCGGTTTGCAGATATTCTTTTTGAATAATCCCAATATTGATTTCAATTTGGTGGGTGTTATTGATTTTATGGATATGCCAGGTTTGAGTGATTTACTGCGTAGAATTATTGTAGAGCAAATAGGAAATATAATGGTATTGCCCAATAAGCTGCCCATAACACTGAGTGATGAGGTGCCAGCGGTGGCTTTAAAAATGCCAGAACCAGAG GGCATTTTGCGTATACATGTGGTGGAGGCCAAGGATTTAATGAAAAAGGATATAGGCATGTTGGGCAAGGGTAAATCTGATCCTTATGCCATTATCAATGTGGGTTCCCAAGAATTCAAAACCCAAATTATTGACAACAATGTTAATCCCAAATGGGATTATTGGTGTGAG gcaaaaatatttgttgaaatggGTCAAACTGTTGAATTTAGTCTATTCGATGCTGATGATTCAAAAAAAGATGAACCTTTGGGCAG AGCTTCAATCGAAATTATCAATGCCGTTAAAAGAGGTGTAGTGGATACG TGGTTAACATTGGAAGATGCCAAACATGGTCTGCTGCATGTGCGCCTGCAATGGTATAAACTTACCGCAGATCCTTCCGACTTGCAAGCCGCCCTCTTAGAAACCCAACTACTTAGAGTTTCCTCTATGAGTACTGCCTTATTAACGGTCTTCATTGACTCTTGTAAGAATCTGAAACAGGCTCGTGTTCACTCTAAACCCGATCCCTATTTGGTGGCCAGTGTgggtaaacaaaaacaacagaccGCCATGATTATGCGTGATGATTCGCCCGTTTGGGAACAAGGTTTTACTTTCTTGGTTGGCAATCCTGATAATGATACTTTGCAAATTAGAATTTATGATCAAAAAACTGGTTCGGAAATTGGTCAGTATGGTTATGTTATAGCTTCGCTAATGAACAAGGAGAGAATGGAATTAGTATCACAACCTTTCCAATTACAAAAATCTGGACCAGAATCTAAGCTCATAATGTCTTTGTCCTTGAGAATATTGAAAAAGGCGGAGATAATAGAGGATCCAGATAATCCCGAACCCTCACTACCACAATTATCACGCACAACTTCTGTTATGAGTAAAACTCCCAGTATACAAGAGAAAACCTCACCTAAg GACTTACAATCTCAATCTAGTCGCATTTCATCTACCGAATCTCCTTTAACCGAAGAAGAAGAGTCCAATCTAAAAGTCTCCACTTCAGCGAATTTACAATCGATTACACCACCGCGCAGTCCGAAACCTTTTACGGCCGCATTAATAGGCGGTGATTCGGTTTTGACTCATCGTGTACCCGATTTGACAACTTCACCCGGCGAATATGGCTTGGGACGCATGCAAATGACATTACACTATATGGTGCAGCGTCAGAAGTTATTCGTTACCATtcataaaataatgaatatacCCTTAAGAGATCCCTCTAATATTCCCGATCCTTATGTTAAGCTTTACCTACTACCCGGTCGCAGTAAAGAGTCAAAACGTAAAACTATCGTTGTCAAGGATAATTGTAATCCCGTGTATGATGCCACATTTGAATATTTGATTTCTACGGCTGAAATGATGCAATCCGAATTAGAAGTGACGGTTTGCACGCAGAAGGGCTTTTTGTCGGGTGGTAGTCCTATTATTGGAATG CTTAAAATCCCCCTCAATGAACCAGAAATCTCAGAGGAAGGTCTTACTACTTGGTTTGATTTACAGCCAGAGCATAAAcatgaataa
- the LOC111684666 gene encoding extended synaptotagmin-2 isoform X1 — protein MSDFEESPQPAENEPLLTAQTPLAELSEVPPDPEDFYAEEEKNVTAVANKSNDMAAVSKELDADAPAKPSTAEDSIFAVLYTVAKKVAIVGSIYAVGYMGWSVAWLIAPVILSVARDRFRKTTEHKRNIAKASAMASEKEVILARIDELPAWVYFPDVERCEWVNKILKQLWPNANHFARTLVKETIEPAVAESLSQYKMNGFRFDRIILGTIPPRIGGVKVYDKNVGRNEIIMDLDLFYASDCDINFYLGSMKGGIKDFQIHGWVRVVMKPLIRSMPLVGGLQIFFLNNPNIDFNLVGVIDFMDMPGLSDLLRRIIVEQIGNIMVLPNKLPITLSDEVPAVALKMPEPEGILRIHVVEAKDLMKKDIGMLGKGKSDPYAIINVGSQEFKTQIIDNNVNPKWDYWCEAIVNSPIGQEVVFHLWDSDLSDYGIQNDDPLGRASIEIINAVKRGVVDTWLTLEDAKHGLLHVRLQWYKLTADPSDLQAALLETQLLRVSSMSTALLTVFIDSCKNLKQARVHSKPDPYLVASVGKQKQQTAMIMRDDSPVWEQGFTFLVGNPDNDTLQIRIYDQKTGSEIGQYGYVIASLMNKERMELVSQPFQLQKSGPESKLIMSLSLRILKKAEIIEDPDNPEPSLPQLSRTTSVMSKTPSIQEKTSPKDLQSQSSRISSTESPLTEEEESNLKVSTSANLQSITPPRSPKPFTAALIGGDSVLTHRVPDLTTSPGEYGLGRMQMTLHYMVQRQKLFVTIHKIMNIPLRDPSNIPDPYVKLYLLPGRSKESKRKTIVVKDNCNPVYDATFEYLISTAEMMQSELEVTVCTQKGFLSGGSPIIGMLKIPLNEPEISEEGLTTWFDLQPEHKHE, from the exons atgag TGACTTTGAAGAATCTCCCCAACCGGCGGAAAACGAACCGCTTTTAACTGCACAAACCCCTTTGGCCGAACTAAGTGAAGTGCCACCAGATCCCGAAGATTTTTACGCTGAAGAAGAGAAAAACGTAACAGCTGTGGCAAACAAATCGAATGATATGGCAGCTGTAAGCAAAGAATTGGACGCTGATGCGCCAGCAAAACCTTCAACTGCTGAAGACAGTATATTTGCTGTACTTTATACGGTCGCTAAGAAGGTCGCCATAGTTGGTTCAATTTATGCTGTCGGTTATATGGGTTGGTCGGTGGCATGGCTTATTGCTCCCGTTATATTGTCAGTAGCTCGTGATCGTTTCCGTAAGACCACAgaacataagcgcaatattgCTAAGGCTTCGGCTATGGCCTCGGAAAAGGAGGTGATATTGGCAAGAATTGATGAATTGCCAGCATGG GTTTACTTTCCCGATGTTGAACGATGTGAATGGGTTAACAAG ATCCTCAAACAACTGTGGCCCAATGCCAACCATTTCGCTCGCACTCTAGTCAAGGAAACAATTGAACCGGCTGTTGCCGAATCTTTGTCACAATATAAAATGAACGGCTTCCGTTTTGATCGCATCATTTTGGGTACCATACCACCACGCATCGGCGGTGTTAAGGTCTACGACAAAAATGTCGGACGTAATGAAATTATCATGGATTTAGATCTCTTTTATGCCAGTGACTGTGATATTAATTTCTATTTGGGTAGTATGAAGGGTGGCATTAAAGATTTCCAAATACACGGTTGGGTAAGAGTTGTAATGAAACCTTTGATACGCAGTATGCCTTTGGTCGGCGGTTTGCAGATATTCTTTTTGAATAATCCCAATATTGATTTCAATTTGGTGGGTGTTATTGATTTTATGGATATGCCAGGTTTGAGTGATTTACTGCGTAGAATTATTGTAGAGCAAATAGGAAATATAATGGTATTGCCCAATAAGCTGCCCATAACACTGAGTGATGAGGTGCCAGCGGTGGCTTTAAAAATGCCAGAACCAGAG GGCATTTTGCGTATACATGTGGTGGAGGCCAAGGATTTAATGAAAAAGGATATAGGCATGTTGGGCAAGGGTAAATCTGATCCTTATGCCATTATCAATGTGGGTTCCCAAGAATTCAAAACCCAAATTATTGACAACAATGTTAATCCCAAATGGGATTATTGGTGTGAG GCCATTGTTAACTCACCCATAGGTCAAGAGGTGGTATTTCATTTATGGGATTCAGATTTATCGGATTATGGTATACAAAATGATGATCCATTGGGCAG AGCTTCAATCGAAATTATCAATGCCGTTAAAAGAGGTGTAGTGGATACG TGGTTAACATTGGAAGATGCCAAACATGGTCTGCTGCATGTGCGCCTGCAATGGTATAAACTTACCGCAGATCCTTCCGACTTGCAAGCCGCCCTCTTAGAAACCCAACTACTTAGAGTTTCCTCTATGAGTACTGCCTTATTAACGGTCTTCATTGACTCTTGTAAGAATCTGAAACAGGCTCGTGTTCACTCTAAACCCGATCCCTATTTGGTGGCCAGTGTgggtaaacaaaaacaacagaccGCCATGATTATGCGTGATGATTCGCCCGTTTGGGAACAAGGTTTTACTTTCTTGGTTGGCAATCCTGATAATGATACTTTGCAAATTAGAATTTATGATCAAAAAACTGGTTCGGAAATTGGTCAGTATGGTTATGTTATAGCTTCGCTAATGAACAAGGAGAGAATGGAATTAGTATCACAACCTTTCCAATTACAAAAATCTGGACCAGAATCTAAGCTCATAATGTCTTTGTCCTTGAGAATATTGAAAAAGGCGGAGATAATAGAGGATCCAGATAATCCCGAACCCTCACTACCACAATTATCACGCACAACTTCTGTTATGAGTAAAACTCCCAGTATACAAGAGAAAACCTCACCTAAg GACTTACAATCTCAATCTAGTCGCATTTCATCTACCGAATCTCCTTTAACCGAAGAAGAAGAGTCCAATCTAAAAGTCTCCACTTCAGCGAATTTACAATCGATTACACCACCGCGCAGTCCGAAACCTTTTACGGCCGCATTAATAGGCGGTGATTCGGTTTTGACTCATCGTGTACCCGATTTGACAACTTCACCCGGCGAATATGGCTTGGGACGCATGCAAATGACATTACACTATATGGTGCAGCGTCAGAAGTTATTCGTTACCATtcataaaataatgaatatacCCTTAAGAGATCCCTCTAATATTCCCGATCCTTATGTTAAGCTTTACCTACTACCCGGTCGCAGTAAAGAGTCAAAACGTAAAACTATCGTTGTCAAGGATAATTGTAATCCCGTGTATGATGCCACATTTGAATATTTGATTTCTACGGCTGAAATGATGCAATCCGAATTAGAAGTGACGGTTTGCACGCAGAAGGGCTTTTTGTCGGGTGGTAGTCCTATTATTGGAATG CTTAAAATCCCCCTCAATGAACCAGAAATCTCAGAGGAAGGTCTTACTACTTGGTTTGATTTACAGCCAGAGCATAAAcatgaataa
- the LOC111684666 gene encoding extended synaptotagmin-2-B isoform X4 has product MAAVSKELDADAPAKPSTAEDSIFAVLYTVAKKVAIVGSIYAVGYMGWSVAWLIAPVILSVARDRFRKTTEHKRNIAKASAMASEKEVILARIDELPAWVYFPDVERCEWVNKILKQLWPNANHFARTLVKETIEPAVAESLSQYKMNGFRFDRIILGTIPPRIGGVKVYDKNVGRNEIIMDLDLFYASDCDINFYLGSMKGGIKDFQIHGWVRVVMKPLIRSMPLVGGLQIFFLNNPNIDFNLVGVIDFMDMPGLSDLLRRIIVEQIGNIMVLPNKLPITLSDEVPAVALKMPEPEGILRIHVVEAKDLMKKDIGMLGKGKSDPYAIINVGSQEFKTQIIDNNVNPKWDYWCEAIVNSPIGQEVVFHLWDSDLSDYGIQNDDPLGRASIEIINAVKRGVVDTWLTLEDAKHGLLHVRLQWYKLTADPSDLQAALLETQLLRVSSMSTALLTVFIDSCKNLKQARVHSKPDPYLVASVGKQKQQTAMIMRDDSPVWEQGFTFLVGNPDNDTLQIRIYDQKTGSEIGQYGYVIASLMNKERMELVSQPFQLQKSGPESKLIMSLSLRILKKAEIIEDPDNPEPSLPQLSRTTSVMSKTPSIQEKTSPKDLQSQSSRISSTESPLTEEEESNLKVSTSANLQSITPPRSPKPFTAALIGGDSVLTHRVPDLTTSPGEYGLGRMQMTLHYMVQRQKLFVTIHKIMNIPLRDPSNIPDPYVKLYLLPGRSKESKRKTIVVKDNCNPVYDATFEYLISTAEMMQSELEVTVCTQKGFLSGGSPIIGMLKIPLNEPEISEEGLTTWFDLQPEHKHE; this is encoded by the exons ATGGCAGCTGTAAGCAAAGAATTGGACGCTGATGCGCCAGCAAAACCTTCAACTGCTGAAGACAGTATATTTGCTGTACTTTATACGGTCGCTAAGAAGGTCGCCATAGTTGGTTCAATTTATGCTGTCGGTTATATGGGTTGGTCGGTGGCATGGCTTATTGCTCCCGTTATATTGTCAGTAGCTCGTGATCGTTTCCGTAAGACCACAgaacataagcgcaatattgCTAAGGCTTCGGCTATGGCCTCGGAAAAGGAGGTGATATTGGCAAGAATTGATGAATTGCCAGCATGG GTTTACTTTCCCGATGTTGAACGATGTGAATGGGTTAACAAG ATCCTCAAACAACTGTGGCCCAATGCCAACCATTTCGCTCGCACTCTAGTCAAGGAAACAATTGAACCGGCTGTTGCCGAATCTTTGTCACAATATAAAATGAACGGCTTCCGTTTTGATCGCATCATTTTGGGTACCATACCACCACGCATCGGCGGTGTTAAGGTCTACGACAAAAATGTCGGACGTAATGAAATTATCATGGATTTAGATCTCTTTTATGCCAGTGACTGTGATATTAATTTCTATTTGGGTAGTATGAAGGGTGGCATTAAAGATTTCCAAATACACGGTTGGGTAAGAGTTGTAATGAAACCTTTGATACGCAGTATGCCTTTGGTCGGCGGTTTGCAGATATTCTTTTTGAATAATCCCAATATTGATTTCAATTTGGTGGGTGTTATTGATTTTATGGATATGCCAGGTTTGAGTGATTTACTGCGTAGAATTATTGTAGAGCAAATAGGAAATATAATGGTATTGCCCAATAAGCTGCCCATAACACTGAGTGATGAGGTGCCAGCGGTGGCTTTAAAAATGCCAGAACCAGAG GGCATTTTGCGTATACATGTGGTGGAGGCCAAGGATTTAATGAAAAAGGATATAGGCATGTTGGGCAAGGGTAAATCTGATCCTTATGCCATTATCAATGTGGGTTCCCAAGAATTCAAAACCCAAATTATTGACAACAATGTTAATCCCAAATGGGATTATTGGTGTGAG GCCATTGTTAACTCACCCATAGGTCAAGAGGTGGTATTTCATTTATGGGATTCAGATTTATCGGATTATGGTATACAAAATGATGATCCATTGGGCAG AGCTTCAATCGAAATTATCAATGCCGTTAAAAGAGGTGTAGTGGATACG TGGTTAACATTGGAAGATGCCAAACATGGTCTGCTGCATGTGCGCCTGCAATGGTATAAACTTACCGCAGATCCTTCCGACTTGCAAGCCGCCCTCTTAGAAACCCAACTACTTAGAGTTTCCTCTATGAGTACTGCCTTATTAACGGTCTTCATTGACTCTTGTAAGAATCTGAAACAGGCTCGTGTTCACTCTAAACCCGATCCCTATTTGGTGGCCAGTGTgggtaaacaaaaacaacagaccGCCATGATTATGCGTGATGATTCGCCCGTTTGGGAACAAGGTTTTACTTTCTTGGTTGGCAATCCTGATAATGATACTTTGCAAATTAGAATTTATGATCAAAAAACTGGTTCGGAAATTGGTCAGTATGGTTATGTTATAGCTTCGCTAATGAACAAGGAGAGAATGGAATTAGTATCACAACCTTTCCAATTACAAAAATCTGGACCAGAATCTAAGCTCATAATGTCTTTGTCCTTGAGAATATTGAAAAAGGCGGAGATAATAGAGGATCCAGATAATCCCGAACCCTCACTACCACAATTATCACGCACAACTTCTGTTATGAGTAAAACTCCCAGTATACAAGAGAAAACCTCACCTAAg GACTTACAATCTCAATCTAGTCGCATTTCATCTACCGAATCTCCTTTAACCGAAGAAGAAGAGTCCAATCTAAAAGTCTCCACTTCAGCGAATTTACAATCGATTACACCACCGCGCAGTCCGAAACCTTTTACGGCCGCATTAATAGGCGGTGATTCGGTTTTGACTCATCGTGTACCCGATTTGACAACTTCACCCGGCGAATATGGCTTGGGACGCATGCAAATGACATTACACTATATGGTGCAGCGTCAGAAGTTATTCGTTACCATtcataaaataatgaatatacCCTTAAGAGATCCCTCTAATATTCCCGATCCTTATGTTAAGCTTTACCTACTACCCGGTCGCAGTAAAGAGTCAAAACGTAAAACTATCGTTGTCAAGGATAATTGTAATCCCGTGTATGATGCCACATTTGAATATTTGATTTCTACGGCTGAAATGATGCAATCCGAATTAGAAGTGACGGTTTGCACGCAGAAGGGCTTTTTGTCGGGTGGTAGTCCTATTATTGGAATG CTTAAAATCCCCCTCAATGAACCAGAAATCTCAGAGGAAGGTCTTACTACTTGGTTTGATTTACAGCCAGAGCATAAAcatgaataa
- the LOC111684666 gene encoding extended synaptotagmin-2 isoform X3: MSDFEESPQPAENEPLLTAQTPLAELSEVPPDPEDFYAEEEKNVTAVANKSNDMAAVSKELDADAPAKPSTAEDSIFAVLYTVAKKVAIVGSIYAVGYMGWSVAWLIAPVILSVARDRFRKTTEHKRNIAKASAMASEKEVILARIDELPAWVYFPDVERCEWVNKILKQLWPNANHFARTLVKETIEPAVAESLSQYKMNGFRFDRIILGTIPPRIGGVKVYDKNVGRNEIIMDLDLFYASDCDINFYLGSMKGGIKDFQIHGWVRVVMKPLIRSMPLVGGLQIFFLNNPNIDFNLVGVIDFMDMPGLSDLLRRIIVEQIGNIMVLPNKLPITLSDEVPAVALKMPEPEGILRIHVVEAKDLMKKDIGMLGKGKSDPYAIINVGSQEFKTQIIDNNVNPKWDYWCEAVVEVTQLTVISFRLYDWDRTGDDESLGRASIEIINAVKRGVVDTWLTLEDAKHGLLHVRLQWYKLTADPSDLQAALLETQLLRVSSMSTALLTVFIDSCKNLKQARVHSKPDPYLVASVGKQKQQTAMIMRDDSPVWEQGFTFLVGNPDNDTLQIRIYDQKTGSEIGQYGYVIASLMNKERMELVSQPFQLQKSGPESKLIMSLSLRILKKAEIIEDPDNPEPSLPQLSRTTSVMSKTPSIQEKTSPKDLQSQSSRISSTESPLTEEEESNLKVSTSANLQSITPPRSPKPFTAALIGGDSVLTHRVPDLTTSPGEYGLGRMQMTLHYMVQRQKLFVTIHKIMNIPLRDPSNIPDPYVKLYLLPGRSKESKRKTIVVKDNCNPVYDATFEYLISTAEMMQSELEVTVCTQKGFLSGGSPIIGMLKIPLNEPEISEEGLTTWFDLQPEHKHE; the protein is encoded by the exons atgag TGACTTTGAAGAATCTCCCCAACCGGCGGAAAACGAACCGCTTTTAACTGCACAAACCCCTTTGGCCGAACTAAGTGAAGTGCCACCAGATCCCGAAGATTTTTACGCTGAAGAAGAGAAAAACGTAACAGCTGTGGCAAACAAATCGAATGATATGGCAGCTGTAAGCAAAGAATTGGACGCTGATGCGCCAGCAAAACCTTCAACTGCTGAAGACAGTATATTTGCTGTACTTTATACGGTCGCTAAGAAGGTCGCCATAGTTGGTTCAATTTATGCTGTCGGTTATATGGGTTGGTCGGTGGCATGGCTTATTGCTCCCGTTATATTGTCAGTAGCTCGTGATCGTTTCCGTAAGACCACAgaacataagcgcaatattgCTAAGGCTTCGGCTATGGCCTCGGAAAAGGAGGTGATATTGGCAAGAATTGATGAATTGCCAGCATGG GTTTACTTTCCCGATGTTGAACGATGTGAATGGGTTAACAAG ATCCTCAAACAACTGTGGCCCAATGCCAACCATTTCGCTCGCACTCTAGTCAAGGAAACAATTGAACCGGCTGTTGCCGAATCTTTGTCACAATATAAAATGAACGGCTTCCGTTTTGATCGCATCATTTTGGGTACCATACCACCACGCATCGGCGGTGTTAAGGTCTACGACAAAAATGTCGGACGTAATGAAATTATCATGGATTTAGATCTCTTTTATGCCAGTGACTGTGATATTAATTTCTATTTGGGTAGTATGAAGGGTGGCATTAAAGATTTCCAAATACACGGTTGGGTAAGAGTTGTAATGAAACCTTTGATACGCAGTATGCCTTTGGTCGGCGGTTTGCAGATATTCTTTTTGAATAATCCCAATATTGATTTCAATTTGGTGGGTGTTATTGATTTTATGGATATGCCAGGTTTGAGTGATTTACTGCGTAGAATTATTGTAGAGCAAATAGGAAATATAATGGTATTGCCCAATAAGCTGCCCATAACACTGAGTGATGAGGTGCCAGCGGTGGCTTTAAAAATGCCAGAACCAGAG GGCATTTTGCGTATACATGTGGTGGAGGCCAAGGATTTAATGAAAAAGGATATAGGCATGTTGGGCAAGGGTAAATCTGATCCTTATGCCATTATCAATGTGGGTTCCCAAGAATTCAAAACCCAAATTATTGACAACAATGTTAATCCCAAATGGGATTATTGGTGTGAG GCTGTGGTGGAAGTTACTCAACTTACTGTCATCAGTTTTCGTTTATATGACTGGGATCGCACTGGTGATGATGAATCTTTAGGAAG AGCTTCAATCGAAATTATCAATGCCGTTAAAAGAGGTGTAGTGGATACG TGGTTAACATTGGAAGATGCCAAACATGGTCTGCTGCATGTGCGCCTGCAATGGTATAAACTTACCGCAGATCCTTCCGACTTGCAAGCCGCCCTCTTAGAAACCCAACTACTTAGAGTTTCCTCTATGAGTACTGCCTTATTAACGGTCTTCATTGACTCTTGTAAGAATCTGAAACAGGCTCGTGTTCACTCTAAACCCGATCCCTATTTGGTGGCCAGTGTgggtaaacaaaaacaacagaccGCCATGATTATGCGTGATGATTCGCCCGTTTGGGAACAAGGTTTTACTTTCTTGGTTGGCAATCCTGATAATGATACTTTGCAAATTAGAATTTATGATCAAAAAACTGGTTCGGAAATTGGTCAGTATGGTTATGTTATAGCTTCGCTAATGAACAAGGAGAGAATGGAATTAGTATCACAACCTTTCCAATTACAAAAATCTGGACCAGAATCTAAGCTCATAATGTCTTTGTCCTTGAGAATATTGAAAAAGGCGGAGATAATAGAGGATCCAGATAATCCCGAACCCTCACTACCACAATTATCACGCACAACTTCTGTTATGAGTAAAACTCCCAGTATACAAGAGAAAACCTCACCTAAg GACTTACAATCTCAATCTAGTCGCATTTCATCTACCGAATCTCCTTTAACCGAAGAAGAAGAGTCCAATCTAAAAGTCTCCACTTCAGCGAATTTACAATCGATTACACCACCGCGCAGTCCGAAACCTTTTACGGCCGCATTAATAGGCGGTGATTCGGTTTTGACTCATCGTGTACCCGATTTGACAACTTCACCCGGCGAATATGGCTTGGGACGCATGCAAATGACATTACACTATATGGTGCAGCGTCAGAAGTTATTCGTTACCATtcataaaataatgaatatacCCTTAAGAGATCCCTCTAATATTCCCGATCCTTATGTTAAGCTTTACCTACTACCCGGTCGCAGTAAAGAGTCAAAACGTAAAACTATCGTTGTCAAGGATAATTGTAATCCCGTGTATGATGCCACATTTGAATATTTGATTTCTACGGCTGAAATGATGCAATCCGAATTAGAAGTGACGGTTTGCACGCAGAAGGGCTTTTTGTCGGGTGGTAGTCCTATTATTGGAATG CTTAAAATCCCCCTCAATGAACCAGAAATCTCAGAGGAAGGTCTTACTACTTGGTTTGATTTACAGCCAGAGCATAAAcatgaataa